The following proteins are encoded in a genomic region of Chloroflexota bacterium:
- a CDS encoding sigma-70 family RNA polymerase sigma factor encodes MRDNLTTQFLPSDPAATDACRHHSAEDAARNHAYLAMARERGWITLHEIMELASGSPVDADEARHVSREAGIDLIDDRGSGDPWADLGTLADEGAHAFMPGQRDEEAATDELMAGGPASLYLREISRARLLTAEEEVALAKELEAGKAARAQLDHGVDAAAERERLEDDLARGEEARRRLIESNLRLVVSVARKYLGRGLSFLDLVQEGNIGLQRGVDKFDWRRGFRFSTYAYWWIRQAVSRAVAEQSRTIRLPVHVVEQLTKLYNVARELERDLGRQPTPAEIGAQLGISATRVEEAFAAARVPISLETSISDEGDSTLADIVADDFSRSPSEEAEEAVFGQALDRSLAERLTPREAEVLRLRYGLGDNRERTLAEVGKELGISRERARQLEAEAMRKLRRDLSFRRQLADR; translated from the coding sequence ATGCGTGATAACCTGACGACGCAGTTTCTACCTTCCGATCCGGCCGCCACGGATGCCTGCCGCCACCATTCGGCGGAGGACGCGGCGCGCAACCATGCCTACCTGGCCATGGCCCGCGAGCGTGGCTGGATCACGCTGCACGAGATCATGGAGTTGGCATCTGGCTCGCCGGTGGACGCCGACGAGGCCCGCCACGTCAGCCGCGAGGCCGGTATCGACCTGATCGACGATCGGGGATCCGGCGATCCCTGGGCCGACCTGGGTACGCTGGCCGACGAAGGCGCACACGCCTTCATGCCCGGCCAGCGCGATGAGGAAGCGGCCACCGACGAGTTGATGGCGGGCGGCCCGGCCTCGCTGTACCTCCGTGAGATCAGCCGCGCTCGCCTGTTGACGGCCGAGGAAGAGGTGGCGCTCGCCAAGGAGCTTGAGGCCGGCAAGGCCGCGCGGGCGCAGCTCGACCATGGCGTTGACGCCGCCGCCGAGCGCGAGCGGCTCGAAGATGACCTGGCGCGTGGGGAGGAAGCCCGCCGCCGACTGATCGAGTCAAACCTCAGGCTGGTGGTCTCGGTGGCCCGCAAGTACCTCGGGCGCGGCCTCTCCTTCCTGGATCTCGTGCAGGAAGGGAACATCGGGCTCCAGCGCGGCGTGGACAAGTTCGACTGGCGGCGCGGCTTCCGCTTCTCGACCTACGCCTACTGGTGGATCCGGCAGGCCGTCAGCCGGGCGGTGGCCGAGCAGAGCCGGACCATCCGCCTGCCGGTCCACGTCGTGGAGCAGCTGACGAAGCTCTACAACGTCGCCCGTGAGCTGGAGCGCGATCTCGGCCGGCAGCCCACGCCCGCCGAGATCGGGGCGCAGCTTGGCATCAGCGCCACGCGTGTCGAAGAGGCGTTCGCCGCCGCTCGGGTGCCGATCTCCCTGGAGACGAGCATCAGCGACGAGGGTGACTCAACCCTGGCTGACATCGTGGCTGACGACTTCAGCCGCAGCCCGTCTGAGGAGGCGGAGGAGGCGGTCTTCGGGCAGGCGCTTGACCGCTCCCTGGCCGAGCGGCTGACCCCGCGCGAGGCCGAAGTGCTGCGGCTCCGCTACGGCCTGGGCGACAACCGCGAGCGGACGCTGGCCGAGGTCGGCAAGGAGCTCGGCATCAGCCGTGAGCGCGCCCGCCAGCTCGAAGCCGAGGCGATGCGGAAGCTGCGCCGCGACCTGTCGTTCCGCCGTCAGCTCGCAGACCGGTAG
- a CDS encoding S8 family serine peptidase → MKRWSGHRVAMLVLVALLLAVQPAALLAQAQDGAPTFVVAGVAGATLRAEPNGASTALAVVPAGASVTLAGPDVVSNGTAWRQVRTAEGLVGFLPVGFLIQTSGEPVVAAPIVAATATPAQTTAAVAPGQTIAATSNSQQAPSSAVDGGRSGAGTRGPDPTPIPTAQPLPPTTRTTVERRRGQDVAITRHQTERAPDGREMGAGRIVVKFQPGAAASVRTDSHRAAGAATTESTGLPDTLVANVPVGTVAQALAAYRARPDVAWAEPDYVRRKTITQPNDPNLVSDQWNVFKVGAPLAWDLMQGDTAPKVAILDCGVFTESSNVIGPDGQRGHPDLRGKVALEQNFAGTVDVDDWCDHGTMMAGIAGAKTNNSIGIAGVGFNVKLLNGKVLDDDGSGFDSWVANGIVWATDNGAGVISMSLGGDGGCNSTLQTAINYAWTRGVIIVAAAGNGGDDGVGDPLPEAPGSCANVVAVGAIDKNDQRASFSNYNANTSAGAVVPVAAPGVGIFSTGSYSPFYYSVDGTSPATPHVAAVAALVKGRYPGESNAQIVNRLIASADPITGTGSFWTNGRIDAAAALAGVTCSPRPKVTIASTPKGSYLEVTVTTSGLGNGVRYIQVGGSAGVMSNATLIFPGSLAGTSNVTPQSWNGTTAYVPSAPSSTVTFNISRQSAGTPTTVQVKVQDMCGTWTTLVGGGSGAGF, encoded by the coding sequence ATGAAGAGGTGGTCAGGGCACCGGGTCGCCATGCTCGTGCTGGTGGCCCTCCTGCTAGCCGTGCAGCCGGCGGCGCTCCTGGCGCAAGCTCAGGATGGCGCCCCGACGTTCGTGGTGGCGGGAGTCGCGGGGGCGACACTGCGTGCCGAGCCGAACGGCGCAAGCACGGCGCTCGCGGTCGTGCCGGCCGGGGCATCGGTGACGCTCGCCGGTCCGGACGTGGTGTCCAACGGAACCGCCTGGCGGCAGGTCCGCACGGCTGAGGGCCTCGTCGGCTTCCTGCCAGTCGGCTTCCTGATCCAAACCAGCGGTGAGCCGGTGGTTGCGGCGCCCATCGTGGCGGCGACGGCTACGCCCGCCCAGACGACCGCCGCGGTGGCCCCCGGCCAGACGATCGCCGCGACCAGCAACAGCCAGCAGGCTCCGAGCAGCGCCGTTGACGGCGGCCGCTCCGGCGCTGGCACGCGCGGCCCCGACCCGACGCCCATTCCGACCGCCCAGCCCCTGCCGCCAACCACCCGCACGACGGTCGAGCGGCGACGCGGCCAGGACGTGGCGATCACCCGGCACCAGACAGAGCGCGCGCCGGATGGCCGCGAGATGGGGGCCGGGCGCATCGTGGTGAAGTTCCAGCCGGGCGCAGCGGCCTCGGTGCGGACGGACAGCCACCGCGCGGCCGGCGCCGCGACCACCGAGAGCACGGGCCTGCCAGACACGCTGGTGGCGAACGTCCCGGTCGGCACGGTGGCCCAGGCGTTGGCGGCGTACCGCGCCCGGCCAGATGTCGCCTGGGCCGAGCCGGACTATGTGCGGCGCAAGACCATCACGCAGCCAAACGATCCGAACCTGGTCTCCGACCAGTGGAACGTGTTCAAGGTCGGCGCGCCCCTGGCCTGGGATCTGATGCAGGGCGACACCGCGCCGAAGGTCGCCATCCTTGATTGCGGCGTCTTCACCGAGTCGTCGAACGTGATTGGGCCGGACGGCCAGCGCGGCCACCCGGACCTGCGTGGGAAGGTCGCCCTCGAACAGAACTTCGCCGGCACGGTGGACGTGGACGACTGGTGCGATCACGGCACGATGATGGCGGGCATCGCCGGGGCCAAGACGAACAACAGCATCGGCATCGCGGGCGTCGGCTTCAACGTCAAGCTGCTCAACGGCAAAGTGTTGGACGACGATGGCTCCGGCTTTGATTCCTGGGTGGCAAACGGGATCGTCTGGGCCACGGACAATGGCGCGGGCGTCATCAGCATGAGCCTCGGCGGCGACGGCGGCTGCAACTCGACGCTCCAGACGGCGATCAACTACGCCTGGACGCGCGGCGTCATCATCGTGGCGGCGGCCGGCAACGGCGGCGATGACGGCGTCGGCGACCCGTTGCCCGAAGCGCCCGGCAGTTGCGCGAACGTGGTGGCGGTCGGCGCAATCGACAAGAACGATCAGCGGGCGTCGTTCTCGAACTACAACGCCAACACGTCAGCCGGAGCGGTGGTTCCGGTCGCTGCGCCTGGCGTCGGGATCTTCTCGACGGGCTCGTACAGCCCGTTCTACTACTCGGTGGACGGCACCTCGCCCGCAACGCCACACGTCGCGGCGGTCGCGGCGCTGGTCAAGGGACGGTACCCGGGCGAGTCGAACGCGCAGATCGTCAATCGGCTGATCGCGTCCGCGGACCCGATCACCGGCACCGGCTCCTTCTGGACGAATGGTCGGATCGATGCGGCGGCGGCCCTCGCGGGCGTCACCTGCTCGCCCCGACCGAAGGTGACGATCGCCTCCACGCCCAAGGGGTCGTACCTGGAAGTGACGGTGACGACCAGTGGCCTGGGGAACGGCGTACGGTACATCCAGGTGGGCGGCTCGGCCGGCGTGATGTCGAACGCCACGCTGATCTTCCCTGGCTCGCTCGCCGGCACGAGTAACGTGACGCCGCAGTCCTGGAACGGTACGACGGCCTACGTACCATCTGCGCCGAGCAGCACCGTGACATTCAACATCTCGCGTCAGTCGGCAGGCACGCCAACCACGGTGCAGGTCAAGGTGCAGGATATGTGCGGCACCTGGACAACGCTGGTCGGCGGCGGCTCCGGCGCAGGATTCTAG